A genomic region of Candidatus Marimicrobium litorale contains the following coding sequences:
- a CDS encoding sulfatase family protein: MAHTFKNPTRRVSAGLMAACLILLANNLCAAALPNILLITVDDMSADSVGAFGSSVADTTPHIDQLAAEGLRFTQAHVQVANCMPSRNVMWSGRYPHTSRVEGFYHIWDADYPTLSSLFHKAGYFTAIRGKVRNSTPYVPYRWDKVLDATHHRKNPASYGVSTLEGIRAARAAKKPFVLLINISDPHVPFYGLDKHGSPIMDGFVPSRVYRPEEVAVPGFLIDDPAVREELAHYYSSVRRADDAVGYVLNALEESGEAESTLVMFISDHGMPFPFAKTQLYHQSTRTPLVFRWPGKIAPGQVDTKHMVSAVDILPSLLDAADIDLPAGLQGRSFLPLLEGGEQTGWNYVIKEYNENSVGQRAPMRAIQDARYLYIFNPWSDGKRKMSSATRNTQTYKRMLQLSTGVEELADRIHLLQYRVTEELYDVQVDPDCLVNLIADPDYAIEVKRLRGALAAWMRDTDDPVLTALLHRDDPQFLARFMSGVDEARSEMIEERKADRQRVLAEAIGRALLKKQAASGQAPPEAGQSSSESGLP, translated from the coding sequence ATGGCCCACACCTTCAAAAATCCGACGCGCAGGGTCTCTGCTGGCCTTATGGCCGCATGCCTGATCCTACTCGCTAATAATCTCTGCGCCGCAGCGCTGCCTAATATTCTGCTGATTACCGTCGATGATATGAGTGCGGACTCGGTCGGTGCTTTCGGGTCTTCCGTAGCGGACACAACGCCGCATATTGATCAGCTCGCCGCCGAGGGGTTGCGCTTCACGCAAGCGCACGTTCAGGTGGCCAACTGTATGCCCTCGCGCAATGTGATGTGGTCGGGGCGCTATCCGCATACTAGCCGCGTGGAGGGCTTCTATCACATATGGGACGCTGACTATCCGACCTTGTCTAGCCTGTTTCATAAGGCCGGATATTTCACGGCGATTCGTGGCAAGGTGAGGAACTCCACACCCTACGTCCCCTATCGCTGGGACAAAGTGTTGGATGCGACGCATCACCGTAAAAATCCTGCCTCTTATGGTGTGTCTACTCTGGAGGGTATCCGCGCAGCCCGTGCTGCGAAGAAACCCTTTGTATTGCTGATCAACATCTCCGACCCCCACGTGCCTTTTTATGGATTGGACAAACACGGCAGTCCCATTATGGATGGGTTTGTGCCCTCGCGAGTCTATCGCCCTGAGGAGGTAGCGGTGCCGGGCTTCCTCATCGACGATCCGGCTGTGCGAGAGGAGCTGGCACATTACTACTCGTCGGTGCGTCGGGCCGACGACGCGGTGGGGTATGTGCTCAACGCACTCGAGGAAAGCGGGGAGGCGGAGTCGACCCTTGTGATGTTTATCTCCGATCATGGTATGCCGTTTCCTTTTGCCAAGACACAGTTGTATCACCAGAGCACCCGCACGCCGCTGGTATTTCGTTGGCCGGGCAAGATCGCGCCGGGTCAGGTAGATACGAAGCACATGGTTTCAGCCGTGGATATTCTGCCCTCACTCCTTGATGCCGCCGATATAGACCTGCCTGCCGGATTGCAGGGCCGCTCATTCCTGCCCTTGCTGGAAGGGGGTGAGCAGACGGGCTGGAACTATGTCATCAAGGAATACAACGAAAACTCTGTCGGGCAGCGTGCGCCGATGCGAGCAATTCAGGATGCGCGTTATCTCTATATTTTTAATCCGTGGTCGGATGGCAAGCGAAAGATGTCCTCAGCAACCAGAAATACACAGACCTACAAACGCATGCTGCAGCTGTCGACCGGGGTCGAAGAGTTGGCGGACAGAATCCATCTACTGCAGTACCGGGTAACGGAAGAACTCTACGATGTGCAGGTGGACCCTGATTGTCTGGTGAACCTGATCGCAGACCCGGATTATGCGATTGAGGTAAAGCGCTTGCGCGGTGCACTGGCGGCATGGATGCGAGATACCGATGATCCAGTCCTGACCGCGCTCCTGCACCGTGATGACCCACAGTTTCTCGCGCGCTTTATGTCGGGGGTGGATGAAGCGCGTTCCGAGATGATTGAGGAGCGCAAGGCAGACCGGCAGCGGGTGTTGGCAGAGGCGATAGGTCGGGCGCTTTTGAAGAAGCAGGCGGCCTCAGGTCAGGCACCGCCGGAGGCAGGGCAATCCTCCTCCGAGTCGGGGCTGCCTTGA
- a CDS encoding class I adenylate-forming enzyme family protein, translated as MSKSVMSGRVEVPFDEAASLPALLLELRVSQPDCVALMEGERIVTWGESIDRIYRMANGLRALGVSRGDRVAMLSRNSIAYSEMFAATLVVGACAVPLQSMITARSLLMMLRDCSAKVLVLSQEMLALSGEFLAQQTQILPGGLIGFDFCDAQFQLLDSWQSSHASIAPGVMLSGDDEFNIIYSSGTTGVPKGIVHSHRTRQSLGAGLMALGLGPEAITLVSTPLYSNTTITTWWPTLCGGGTLVIMPKFNAEGALDLIQRHRVTHAMLVPVQYDRIVRVQNFDDYDLSSLQLTFSTSAPLRAALKREVIDRLPSELIEFYGLTEGGVGTLLVGSVAREQDKLDSVGPAIPGSILKVISEQGDELPVGEIGEIVGRSASMSEGYHNRAEANEDMLWRDSEGLLYYKSGDVGHFDEEGWLFLSDRRKDMIISGGFNIYATDLELVLLESPAVHEVAVVALPSRAWGETPLAIVVVEQGAHVSECSLKEWANERLGKAQRIARVVIVDDLPKSSIGKVLKRELREQYAHLSDHIASR; from the coding sequence ATGAGCAAATCTGTTATGAGCGGCAGAGTAGAGGTGCCATTCGACGAGGCTGCTTCTCTGCCGGCGCTGCTACTTGAGCTGCGCGTCTCGCAGCCCGATTGCGTCGCCCTGATGGAGGGTGAGCGGATAGTGACCTGGGGTGAGTCGATAGACCGCATCTACCGTATGGCCAACGGGCTGAGAGCGTTGGGTGTTAGCCGCGGCGACCGGGTTGCCATGTTGTCGCGCAACAGCATTGCTTACTCCGAAATGTTCGCCGCCACGCTTGTGGTCGGCGCCTGTGCGGTGCCTTTGCAATCCATGATCACTGCTCGGAGCCTGCTCATGATGTTGCGTGACTGCAGTGCAAAGGTGCTCGTTTTATCGCAGGAGATGCTGGCGTTGTCCGGTGAATTTCTTGCACAACAGACACAAATATTGCCGGGCGGTTTGATAGGGTTCGATTTTTGCGACGCGCAGTTCCAGTTGCTGGACAGCTGGCAGTCCTCCCACGCTTCGATAGCGCCGGGCGTGATGCTATCCGGCGACGACGAATTCAACATTATTTACAGTTCGGGGACCACGGGCGTGCCCAAGGGGATCGTCCATAGTCACCGCACTCGGCAGTCGCTCGGAGCCGGATTGATGGCATTGGGGTTGGGGCCTGAAGCGATTACCCTGGTTTCGACACCGTTGTATTCCAACACCACGATTACTACCTGGTGGCCGACGCTGTGTGGCGGGGGGACGCTTGTCATTATGCCGAAGTTCAACGCGGAGGGCGCGTTGGATTTGATTCAGCGCCACCGTGTCACCCATGCCATGCTGGTGCCGGTACAGTACGACCGCATCGTGCGAGTACAGAACTTTGATGACTACGATCTCTCCAGTCTGCAGCTCACCTTCAGCACCAGCGCTCCGTTGCGTGCAGCTCTGAAGCGCGAAGTCATTGACCGACTCCCCAGTGAGCTGATCGAGTTTTACGGTCTGACCGAGGGCGGTGTCGGAACGCTTTTGGTTGGGAGCGTCGCTCGCGAACAGGACAAGCTGGATTCTGTTGGCCCCGCTATACCGGGTTCTATTCTCAAGGTAATTAGCGAGCAGGGCGATGAACTGCCGGTGGGAGAGATCGGGGAGATCGTCGGGCGCTCGGCCAGTATGAGTGAGGGTTATCACAACCGCGCAGAGGCTAACGAGGATATGCTTTGGCGAGATAGCGAAGGCCTGCTCTACTACAAGAGCGGAGATGTAGGGCATTTTGACGAAGAGGGCTGGTTGTTTCTGTCAGACAGGCGCAAGGACATGATTATTTCCGGCGGCTTCAATATTTATGCGACTGACCTCGAGCTGGTGTTGCTCGAGTCTCCTGCTGTGCATGAAGTGGCGGTTGTTGCCCTGCCGAGTAGGGCTTGGGGAGAGACGCCATTGGCGATCGTGGTGGTCGAGCAGGGGGCGCATGTCTCAGAGTGTTCGCTCAAGGAGTGGGCGAACGAAAGGCTGGGAAAAGCCCAGCGTATTGCGCGCGTGGTGATTGTCGATGATCTGCCGAAAAGCTCTATTGGAAAAGTCCTGAAGCGTGAGCTGAGAGAACAGTATGCTCACCTGTCTGATCACATCGCGTCGCGCTGA
- a CDS encoding ThuA domain-containing protein — protein MQRFSLPGLFLCLALLTHPPFAIAVDPLNALILTTPGVYHDYQKQTWILAHRISEQANIRFDVSLAELDRWKNTDYSAGYDVLIYNLCLADNQDAKLIANMRRQTEQLGVPALLIHCTMHSFRNTDLWWTMSGLQTVAHEPLGTLTLTKAREHPVLTDIPDNWVLSHDELYSNLAFEGEALLTATGLDGQPQVTAWLARPGGTPVFSTTLGHSEETIKNPHFQRLLASALLHVTGNLSPDGKPTPGMEGDPAGMDIFETFSAPRGVKFLGEEGLACAYRELVIAAGPCYLSCILNPLEWGAETAACKTACESKLPSTSTLIQRCTP, from the coding sequence ATGCAGCGATTTTCCCTCCCTGGTCTTTTTTTGTGCCTGGCCCTGCTGACCCACCCCCCGTTCGCTATCGCGGTCGATCCGCTGAACGCATTGATTCTCACTACGCCAGGCGTGTACCACGACTATCAAAAACAGACATGGATTTTGGCTCATCGTATCTCCGAGCAGGCCAATATACGCTTTGATGTTTCCCTCGCCGAACTGGATCGCTGGAAAAATACCGACTACTCCGCCGGCTACGATGTACTGATTTACAACCTGTGCCTCGCTGACAATCAGGATGCCAAACTGATTGCCAACATGCGCAGGCAAACCGAACAGCTCGGTGTACCCGCACTGCTGATCCACTGCACCATGCACTCGTTCCGTAATACGGACCTGTGGTGGACCATGTCGGGGCTGCAGACGGTCGCCCACGAACCATTGGGAACCCTTACACTGACAAAAGCCCGAGAGCACCCAGTGCTCACAGACATTCCGGACAACTGGGTGTTGTCTCACGATGAACTCTATTCCAACCTGGCATTTGAGGGCGAGGCCCTGCTGACGGCAACGGGACTGGATGGACAGCCGCAGGTTACCGCCTGGCTTGCCCGCCCTGGGGGCACCCCTGTATTTAGCACCACGCTGGGCCACAGCGAAGAGACCATAAAGAATCCTCATTTCCAGCGGTTGCTGGCCAGCGCGCTGCTACACGTCACCGGCAATTTATCACCCGATGGGAAACCCACACCGGGCATGGAAGGCGACCCTGCCGGCATGGATATTTTTGAAACTTTCTCCGCACCCAGGGGTGTCAAGTTTCTCGGTGAAGAGGGGCTGGCCTGCGCCTATCGGGAACTCGTCATCGCAGCTGGACCCTGCTACCTCAGCTGCATCCTCAATCCCCTTGAGTGGGGGGCAGAAACAGCGGCCTGCAAAACCGCCTGCGAATCGAAGCTTCCCTCCACGAGCACGCTCATCCAACGCTGCACACCGTAA
- a CDS encoding cytochrome P450: MTAPTANDKRPLADMALFDTNTLKCPYHYDKTLRDEVPVYQDPESGVFIISTYDLVRQAHKNDEVFSNEFTLALGAAGKLDDDVVAAMKNTYDLGKGTLLTVDDPDHEMYRNTVRDFFLAKNLQHYKDWTNDLAERMVADLPSGEEFCFIERFSRPLPLSVIMHVLGIPLDMIDLTFKWTVANVNVLSLVADKQALLAAHAAVKEEYDWFVTALDDRRANPRDDLLSLIAHAEVEGRPMTIEEQLGHCTQFLVAGNETTTATLAEGIRQLCLNPEQEAAVRSDPSLIPNLVEETLRLASPTSNMWRMTKKDHTMGGVEIPAGSMVLLKYFSSNHDENMFEQPMEFDVTRGNAKRHIAFGFGTHVCIGQHLSRLEMIASWEKIFAGTKGMRLAGDPSELEYMPNILLRGLERLPVVFEK; this comes from the coding sequence GTGACCGCACCCACAGCTAACGACAAACGTCCACTCGCGGACATGGCCCTATTCGACACCAACACCCTCAAGTGCCCCTACCATTACGACAAGACGCTGCGTGACGAGGTTCCGGTCTATCAGGACCCCGAGTCCGGAGTTTTCATCATTTCTACCTACGACCTGGTTCGCCAGGCACACAAAAACGATGAAGTCTTTTCCAACGAGTTCACCCTCGCTCTGGGTGCCGCAGGAAAGCTGGATGACGATGTTGTAGCCGCAATGAAGAACACCTACGACCTCGGCAAGGGCACTTTATTGACCGTCGACGACCCGGACCACGAGATGTATCGCAACACGGTGCGGGATTTCTTTCTGGCGAAAAATCTGCAGCACTACAAGGACTGGACCAATGACCTGGCAGAACGCATGGTCGCAGACCTGCCCTCGGGCGAGGAGTTTTGTTTTATCGAGCGCTTCTCCCGACCACTGCCTCTATCGGTAATCATGCACGTTCTCGGTATCCCGCTGGACATGATAGACCTCACGTTTAAGTGGACCGTAGCCAATGTGAACGTGCTGTCACTGGTGGCCGACAAACAAGCGCTACTCGCAGCCCACGCGGCGGTGAAGGAAGAATACGACTGGTTTGTCACCGCGCTGGACGACAGGCGCGCCAACCCGCGTGATGACCTCCTCAGCCTCATTGCCCACGCCGAGGTTGAAGGCCGTCCGATGACTATCGAAGAGCAACTGGGCCACTGCACTCAGTTCCTCGTAGCGGGCAACGAAACGACCACCGCAACTCTGGCTGAAGGTATTCGCCAGCTGTGCCTCAACCCGGAACAAGAGGCCGCGGTACGCAGTGATCCTTCCCTTATCCCCAACCTGGTGGAGGAGACCCTGCGCCTCGCGTCACCCACATCCAATATGTGGCGCATGACCAAGAAGGACCACACCATGGGCGGTGTAGAAATACCCGCCGGCAGCATGGTGCTGTTAAAATACTTTTCCTCCAACCACGACGAAAACATGTTCGAACAACCTATGGAATTCGACGTTACCCGAGGCAACGCCAAACGGCATATCGCCTTCGGTTTTGGCACGCATGTGTGCATCGGGCAGCACCTGTCGCGTCTCGAAATGATCGCGTCCTGGGAGAAGATCTTCGCAGGCACCAAGGGCATGCGGCTGGCAGGCGACCCTTCGGAATTGGAGTACATGCCCAACATTCTACTGCGCGGTCTTGAGCGCCTACCGGTTGTTTTCGAAAAGTAA
- a CDS encoding YdcF family protein: MLSTLLSLSSLLVYPLSLCLMLGFLGMLVWRLGLRRTGATTVFGALLWLYVCSTASFSYLLIGKLEENYPSQPLSEIPRADAIVLLGGALRGDSAMGILPDLNQYADRLVHAVALYKAGKADYILLTGGSAPGARSEARLMQDVLAVMGVPPSALILEEESKNTHDNALNSAAILKQRDMQRILLVSSAFHMRRADALFKRQGLDVIPAPTDYQQVIIASTLPAGIPGVKNLSRTTEALHEFVGYEVYRMRGWL; this comes from the coding sequence ATGCTTTCGACTCTACTCTCATTATCCAGCCTGCTGGTCTACCCCCTTTCTCTTTGTCTCATGCTGGGCTTTCTGGGAATGCTGGTGTGGCGGCTCGGTTTGAGACGAACGGGGGCAACCACTGTATTTGGAGCGCTGCTTTGGCTCTACGTGTGCTCGACCGCCAGCTTTTCCTACCTGCTGATAGGCAAGCTGGAGGAAAATTACCCCTCGCAGCCCCTGTCAGAGATTCCGCGGGCAGACGCTATTGTCCTTCTGGGTGGCGCGCTGCGTGGCGATTCCGCGATGGGCATACTACCCGACCTCAACCAGTACGCCGATCGCCTGGTACATGCAGTTGCCCTCTACAAGGCGGGCAAGGCAGACTACATACTGCTCACTGGGGGGTCCGCACCCGGAGCACGATCTGAGGCACGCCTGATGCAGGACGTATTGGCGGTCATGGGTGTTCCCCCAAGTGCGCTCATACTGGAAGAAGAGAGTAAAAATACACACGACAACGCACTAAACAGTGCCGCCATCCTGAAGCAGCGGGACATGCAACGCATACTGCTGGTCAGTTCGGCATTTCATATGCGTAGGGCGGATGCGCTGTTTAAGCGCCAGGGTCTGGACGTGATACCCGCGCCCACCGACTACCAGCAGGTTATTATCGCCTCCACACTGCCCGCGGGCATTCCAGGCGTAAAGAATCTGTCTCGCACAACCGAGGCGCTGCATGAATTCGTGGGGTACGAGGTTTATCGCATGCGCGGCTGGCTATAG
- a CDS encoding TonB-dependent receptor plug domain-containing protein, producing MKSSGVRGFAAFLLVGAASLVDGRESTPVALETVVVTGTYAPRSAITSDVSILDDAQIAALNKTSVADLLKTLPGLLVEEQGSPGGLTAVSIRGGESNFTLVLVDGVEVNDPTNSRGGSYDFANLNPDMVERIEVVRGAQSSIYGSDALAGVINIITRRPGQGHSQRFHAEIGEDDYYTLAASALGSVGDVSYAVELTDRDDGQPVRNSKRDHDSANLRVGWRPSDAHQLRIAYRYLDGDRETWPEQSGGPRFATVDAQDKSDYTQQVFSLAWIYQVMPKWRSALQASRFDAQEKYSSPGIAPYSEVPPNAADTDFIRDKLQWVNTLALLEDVSISAGADFRHEDGESDGYLDFFGNRIATDFELNRDTWGVFSGVSATPRDSLLLQASVRYDEPDDFGGETSWQAGAAYSPTDALTFSANWGQAFKLPSFYALGHGLVGNPTLEPEKGESWDASVAWQAGNTLSLEAGWFNNEFKDLVDFDDELFRNVNRSKVHTSGAELQATWQPMVDVSLRAQGTYTDIDVKNENTKLTGRPRWTASVVGNWQINGAWGAVFEYRYSGEQWAASRYTGAEVTQELDDYYRLDCVLRWQPSPDWELQLSADNVLDEDYETAVGFPAPGRKFRFGVRFIL from the coding sequence GTGAAAAGTTCAGGGGTACGTGGTTTCGCCGCATTTCTATTAGTGGGTGCCGCAAGTCTGGTTGATGGGCGCGAGAGCACACCGGTGGCGTTAGAGACTGTCGTGGTGACCGGAACCTATGCCCCGCGTTCTGCCATCACCAGCGACGTGTCGATATTGGACGACGCGCAGATCGCCGCACTTAACAAGACGAGCGTAGCCGATTTGCTCAAGACATTGCCGGGATTGTTGGTAGAGGAGCAAGGTAGTCCGGGTGGTCTCACGGCCGTATCTATCCGCGGAGGTGAATCCAACTTTACCCTGGTGTTGGTTGACGGTGTAGAGGTGAATGACCCCACAAACTCGCGTGGGGGTAGTTATGACTTCGCCAACCTCAACCCTGATATGGTCGAGCGTATCGAGGTTGTGCGCGGGGCTCAGTCGTCCATTTACGGGTCTGATGCACTGGCGGGTGTCATCAATATCATTACCCGTCGCCCGGGGCAGGGGCATAGTCAGCGATTTCATGCGGAGATAGGTGAGGACGATTACTATACCCTGGCCGCCAGTGCGCTGGGCTCGGTGGGTGATGTCAGTTACGCGGTGGAGCTGACTGATCGTGATGATGGCCAGCCGGTGCGCAACAGCAAGCGCGATCACGATAGTGCAAACCTGCGTGTCGGGTGGCGCCCCAGTGACGCTCATCAGTTGAGGATCGCTTATCGTTACCTGGATGGTGACCGGGAAACCTGGCCTGAGCAGAGCGGCGGCCCACGGTTTGCCACTGTGGATGCACAGGATAAAAGCGACTATACCCAGCAGGTATTTTCACTGGCATGGATCTACCAGGTCATGCCGAAGTGGCGCAGCGCTCTGCAAGCAAGCCGTTTTGATGCACAAGAAAAGTATTCCTCGCCCGGTATTGCACCCTACAGCGAAGTACCGCCCAACGCCGCTGATACTGACTTTATCCGTGACAAGCTCCAATGGGTGAACACGCTGGCGCTTCTCGAAGATGTTTCTATTAGTGCCGGCGCTGACTTTCGGCATGAGGACGGTGAAAGCGATGGCTATCTGGATTTTTTCGGTAATCGTATTGCGACAGATTTTGAACTCAACCGCGATACCTGGGGCGTGTTCAGCGGCGTGTCCGCCACGCCACGCGACTCGCTGTTGTTGCAGGCGAGCGTGCGTTATGACGAGCCGGATGACTTCGGCGGCGAGACCTCCTGGCAGGCCGGCGCTGCCTATTCACCGACGGATGCACTGACTTTTTCAGCCAACTGGGGGCAAGCGTTCAAGCTGCCCAGTTTTTACGCACTGGGGCATGGGCTGGTAGGCAATCCAACACTCGAGCCAGAGAAGGGTGAGAGCTGGGATGCCAGCGTGGCCTGGCAGGCTGGTAATACCCTGTCGCTGGAGGCGGGCTGGTTTAACAATGAGTTCAAGGACCTGGTGGACTTCGACGATGAGCTTTTTCGCAATGTAAATCGCAGTAAGGTGCACACCAGTGGCGCGGAGTTGCAGGCTACGTGGCAGCCGATGGTTGACGTTAGTTTGCGAGCCCAGGGAACGTATACCGACATCGACGTCAAAAACGAGAACACAAAGCTCACGGGCCGTCCCCGCTGGACGGCGAGTGTGGTGGGCAACTGGCAAATTAACGGCGCCTGGGGCGCGGTGTTTGAATACCGCTACTCGGGAGAGCAGTGGGCCGCTTCGCGCTATACCGGGGCAGAAGTCACGCAAGAACTGGACGACTACTATCGTCTCGACTGTGTCTTACGCTGGCAGCCGTCGCCCGACTGGGAGCTGCAGCTCTCTGCTGACAACGTGTTGGATGAGGATTATGAAACGGCGGTAGGTTTTCCTGCACCGGGTCGTAAATTCCGTTTCGGGGTGCGTTTCATACTCTGA
- a CDS encoding transmembrane 220 family protein: MLSVTMPNIFFLVIYLLCAAVQYNDPDALPWVALYLSAAAMCAARLRKRLPEWLPRLLFIISLLWIGTLLPNIIGQVSPRDVAASISMQTTAVEEAREIGGLFLVALWSGIIALRRITA, translated from the coding sequence ATGCTGTCCGTTACGATGCCTAACATTTTTTTCCTCGTGATCTACCTACTGTGCGCTGCGGTGCAGTATAACGACCCGGACGCGTTACCTTGGGTCGCGCTCTACCTCAGCGCCGCTGCCATGTGTGCCGCCCGGCTGCGCAAGAGACTTCCCGAGTGGCTGCCCAGACTGCTCTTCATCATCAGTCTGTTATGGATAGGAACACTGTTGCCCAATATTATTGGCCAGGTTAGCCCACGAGACGTTGCTGCTTCGATCAGCATGCAAACGACGGCCGTTGAGGAAGCGAGGGAAATAGGCGGACTATTTCTTGTCGCACTGTGGTCCGGCATAATCGCGCTGCGACGCATCACCGCTTAA